Part of the Sphingomonas sp. Leaf357 genome, TCGCTGGCGCAAAACGTCGACTAGCGCCGAAGGGAGGGCAACGGCAGGACGGAGCTATGGCCTCATGCCTTCTCGTTGTTTCCTCATTGTAAGGCGGATCGCATCGACTACCCAAAGAGGAAGGCAACGTACAGAAAATCCAAGGCTTGAAGTGGTGCCCCACTGAGGACAAATCTGGGCACTCAAATCATTGGAGAATTTCGGTGCCGCGCGATTGAATGAGGCGGTTAGAGGTTGGTCCGCCGATATCTTCGTTGATCGAAACGACCGTCAAGGCAGTCCAGCGTTCCCTTCATCGCTCCCCGAAGAGGTCGCGCTGCGCCTTTTCCAGTTCTTCGGCGTAGCGTCGACGCACGAACGATTCTGACAGGATGCCGAGCACTCGCCGGTCATCGTCGAGGACGGCGAGTTCGTCCGCTCCCGATGCGTCGAAGCGGCGCATGATCTCTGCAATGTCCAACGTCGGGATCAACGCGGCGTCGGTGTTGATCGCGAGCGGACCAACAGGCGACTGGGGATCCAGGTTCTCGGCATAGGCCGCCGGCGTCTGGACGATGCCCGCATAGTGATCATCTCCGTCGACTAGGACAGTCCGGCTAGTCGCCCCGAGCGGTACGCGACGCCTGAACTCGGCGATCGTGGTCGCCGCGGGCAACGCCTTGGTTTCGCGACGCATCATCCGACCAGCGGTCAGCGTCTTGACCCAGCCGACGTCGCGCGCACTCTTGATCGTCTCGCCGCGCAGATGGAGGCGCCAGGTCGAGAAGCTGTAGCCGAACGTCTCGCGGACGATCGTCGACGACACCAGAGCCGCCGCCAGCACCGCGCCCGTCAGCGCGAAATCGTGCGTCGCCTCCAGCACCAGCATCGCCATCGTCATCGGCCCGCCGACCACCGCCACCGCGAGCGCCGCCATGCCGACCAGCGCGGCGTTGCGTGGGTCGACAACATCGTGACCGACGATCGCCGCCAGGCTGCCGGCGAACAGATGGCCGACGAGCGTACCCAGGAACAACGACGCGAAGAACAGTCCGCCACGAAAGCCGAAGCCGAGCGACACGATCGACGCCGCGCACTTGGCGAGGAAGATCGTCACGATGAACGCCAGCGGTGCACCGAGCGCGAGATCGGCGTGAAGTGCGCCGTGGCCTGCCGACAGTACTTGCGGCGATACGAGCGCGACCGGGATCAGTAGCAGGCCGCCGATCGCCGGCCGCGCCCATTCCGGCAGCTTCGCGCGCCGCGACGCGGTCTCTACCAGCGCCACCGCGCGCATCAGAACGATGCCGATCCCCGCACACAGCGCGCCGAGCCCGGCATAGATCAGATAGTGATGCGTCTCGGTCGGCATCGTTGCGACCGAATCAATGACATAGGGCTGCGTGCCGAGAAGCTGCGCGACCAGCGTGCCGGCAAGGGCCGCCGCGACCACGGGGGCGAGCGCGGTCGGCGTATAGGCACCGATGACGATCTCGAACGCATAGAACGCGCCGGCCAGCGGTGCGCCGAACGCCGCCGCAATGGCGGCACCCGTCCCGGCTCCAACCAGATTGCGCAGGTCGGCACGGCG contains:
- a CDS encoding chloride channel protein is translated as MSRVESPARHLTLQVLSFLKWIRRRVRASEAAFIVLATLVGAGAGLFSVLQGAIARTLQHGLFGLSSAARLSALPALPLTALVVLPIGGMVLAAFSWATRSRKRRMVDAVEANALHGGRMSVPDSLVISGQTMLSNGFGASVGLEAAYAQLGGAIGSVAGRVFNLRRADLRNLVGAGTGAAIAAAFGAPLAGAFYAFEIVIGAYTPTALAPVVAAALAGTLVAQLLGTQPYVIDSVATMPTETHHYLIYAGLGALCAGIGIVLMRAVALVETASRRAKLPEWARPAIGGLLLIPVALVSPQVLSAGHGALHADLALGAPLAFIVTIFLAKCAASIVSLGFGFRGGLFFASLFLGTLVGHLFAGSLAAIVGHDVVDPRNAALVGMAALAVAVVGGPMTMAMLVLEATHDFALTGAVLAAALVSSTIVRETFGYSFSTWRLHLRGETIKSARDVGWVKTLTAGRMMRRETKALPAATTIAEFRRRVPLGATSRTVLVDGDDHYAGIVQTPAAYAENLDPQSPVGPLAINTDAALIPTLDIAEIMRRFDASGADELAVLDDDRRVLGILSESFVRRRYAEELEKAQRDLFGER